One Deinococcus sp. JMULE3 genomic window, ACGAAGTCGTCGATCGGGTCGCCGGTGGTCGCGAACTGGTACGGGTCAGGGAACGACCCGAGGCGTTTGAGTTCGGGGATGGTCATGAGGCGCGGCCAGCGCCAGTGGTACAGCCCGTTGTTCGCGCGGCCGTCGCGCTGCACGCCGACCGTCTTGAGGATGGTGGGGGCGGGCCGGTCCGGGTGGATCTTGCTGTGACTGAACATGTGGCCGCGCGGGTGCAGGTCCTTGAAGCTACGGCCGTCGCCGGTGCGGGCCCAGACCGGGAGCCACTTGTCGTGGAGTTTCATGCCGTCCTGCACGTCGGGCAGTCCGTGGAGGGCCTGCCGAACCGTGATCACGCCGGTCTGCGGTGAGGGCAGGGTGGGCTGAATGCCGAGGTCCTCACGCACGCCGATGACGATGAGTCTGGTGCGGGACTGCGGGACGCCCAGGTACTTGGCGTTGATCAGGCCGCTGACAGTGCGGTACCCGGGTCCGGCGGTGCGCAGCGCGTCGATGGCTTCCTGGTAGATCTGGATCATCTGCCCGGTGACCATGCCGCGCACGTTCTCCATCACGAACACCCTGGGCTGGAGTCCGTCGAGGAGACGGACGAACTCGCGGAACAGCTGATTGCGGGGGTCGTCGAGTTGCCGCGTGCCGGTCATGCTGAACCCCTGGCAGGGCGGGCTGCCGTCGAACAGGTCGAGTTCGCCGGGTCGGAGGCCGGTGCGGCGCAGGACCTCGGCGACGCTCAGCTGCGCGA contains:
- a CDS encoding DNA cytosine methyltransferase is translated as MTPWFIRQPSYPAELQRAWADATAPRAPDAPTVISTFAGRGGSSTGYHMAGYHELLAVEWDQHAADTLRLNYPALDVYHGDIAQLSVAEVLRRTGLRPGELDLFDGSPPCQGFSMTGTRQLDDPRNQLFREFVRLLDGLQPRVFVMENVRGMVTGQMIQIYQEAIDALRTAGPGYRTVSGLINAKYLGVPQSRTRLIVIGVREDLGIQPTLPSPQTGVITVRQALHGLPDVQDGMKLHDKWLPVWARTGDGRSFKDLHPRGHMFSHSKIHPDRPAPTILKTVGVQRDGRANNGLYHWRWPRLMTIPELKRLGSFPDPYQFATTGDPIDDFVNAWNGIGNSVPPLMTRAIAQHIRQTILTPGDR